In Dehalococcoidia bacterium, the DNA window GAGAAGGATCAACGCATAGAACTCCCCCCTCAGATGCTCGATCCTGGTGCTGACATATTCCCACGAGGACAGGATCACCATCGCCGTCGCTCCGATGATCAGGACATTAAAGAACAGGGCAAACCGGTCGACGGCCAGCATGTTGTTCATCGCCGGACCGCCCTCGTTCCACAGATCGATGCTCAAGGCTAACGGCACGATCAGCCCCGCTGCGCTGAGCATCGCTACATGCCGTTTGTTCCGGACAAAGAGGTCCAGAAGAATCACCAGTACAGCCAGCACGGCCATGCTCAGTTCAGGCGATATCAGATGCCATTCCAAGACTTTCTCCTCATCACTATGCGAATTGACCTCATATTTACAACCCGATGGCCGATACGGTCGGCTCCAGCGCCACATCGATGACGTCCGTGAAGACCTGCGGGAAGATCCCGACGACCATGATCGCCAGCACCAGAGAGAACATCACCAAACGCTCTCTCTTATCTGCGTCCGGCAGGTGATCGAACTGGCTCATAGGCTCGCGGTAGAAGGTTCGCTCGATCATCCATAGAATATATCCGGCAGTCAGCACGATCCCCAGAATGCCGATGATGGTAAATATCTGGACAGCTGCAAACGCATTGCTGTCGAAGCTGCCGACGAATATCAGAAACTCGGCAGCGAAGCCGCTGGTTGTGGGCAAACCGAGCGACGCCAATCCGGCTATGCTGAACACTACCGCTGCTACCGGCATCTGCCGGGCAAGCCCTCCCAGCATGGGAAGCCTTCGCTCGTGGGTTTTATCGTAGACCACCCCGACCATCGCAAAGAGCAGCCCGGTGATCACACCATGGCTGAATAGTTGCAATGAGGCACCCGTGAGGCTCACCTCTTGAAGGGCAAAGATTCCCACCAACACATATCCCATGTGGCTCACCGAGCTGTAGGCGATCAGCCGCTTGAGGTCCGTCTGGCGCAGGGTGACCGCCGCGCCATAGATCACCCCGATGATCCCCAAAAGCACCAGCAACCAGGCATAGTCCTTGGCCACTTCCGGGAATATTCCCACCAGCCGGATCATTCCGTACCCGCCCATTTTGATGAGCACACCGGCCAGGATCACGCTGCCGGCAGTGGGTGCATCGGTGTGAGCATCCGGGAGCCATGTGTGGAACGGGAACATCGGCAGTTTGACCGCAAAGCAGAAGAAGATCAGGAAAAAGATGGTGGTTTGCATTCCGATACTGACCCCGGCAGACAGATCTCCCATCTGGGTCATGTCGAAAGTGCCCAGTTCGAAATAGGCCACCAAGATTCCCGCCAGCAACCCCGCGCTGCCGAGCAGGGTATAAAGCAGGTATTTGAAGGCAGAGTACTCTCTTCTGCCCAGCGGAGGTTTGGTTCCCCATATCGAAATCAGGAAATACATCGGGACCAGCTCGATTTCCCAGAAGATCAGGAACAATAAGAAGTCCTGGGCGGCAAACACGCCGAGGATGCTCAATTCCAGCAGCAAAAGCCATACGAAATGTTCCCGCACCCTATCGGTGATTTTCCACGAGATGAATATGCACAGGAAACCCAGGAATGCGGTCAGCAGGAACAGAGGCGCGCTCAAGCCGTCCACTCCGAGGAAGTATTCGGCGCGGATCGATTCGATCCAGGTGTAGCGCTCGATGAACTGGAGGCTCACCGATCGATCGAAG includes these proteins:
- a CDS encoding NADH-quinone oxidoreductase subunit M; its protein translation is MEDINILSIILGTVLFGAIAIALLRISDRGIKILAAIFTGLAFALSIAMFASFDRSVSLQFIERYTWIESIRAEYFLGVDGLSAPLFLLTAFLGFLCIFISWKITDRVREHFVWLLLLELSILGVFAAQDFLLFLIFWEIELVPMYFLISIWGTKPPLGRREYSAFKYLLYTLLGSAGLLAGILVAYFELGTFDMTQMGDLSAGVSIGMQTTIFFLIFFCFAVKLPMFPFHTWLPDAHTDAPTAGSVILAGVLIKMGGYGMIRLVGIFPEVAKDYAWLLVLLGIIGVIYGAAVTLRQTDLKRLIAYSSVSHMGYVLVGIFALQEVSLTGASLQLFSHGVITGLLFAMVGVVYDKTHERRLPMLGGLARQMPVAAVVFSIAGLASLGLPTTSGFAAEFLIFVGSFDSNAFAAVQIFTIIGILGIVLTAGYILWMIERTFYREPMSQFDHLPDADKRERLVMFSLVLAIMVVGIFPQVFTDVIDVALEPTVSAIGL